Within the Candidatus Zixiibacteriota bacterium genome, the region CGGCTACTTCGCGGACATCCTGTCGCGCGATCGTTTCCGCCCCACCGTGACCTCCACGCTCGCCGGAGCCGACCTTCGCCTGGTCGCGGTTCCGCTCGGTGAGAGCGAGGCGGATGGTCTGCGCTGCTTGAGCGGCCTGCTCGCCCTCGATACTCTGGCCGGCTCGGCGGCGGCGCAGTCGCTGCAGGCTGTCAGCAGTTGCCTCGATTCGGCGGCCCTGGCGGCGGAGCCGGCGGCGGCGCTGCGGTACGTGCAACTGGCCGAGAGCGTCCTGCGCGACGACCTCGGGGTATTCCCGCTGTTTCGCCCCACCCTGTATTTCACGGCCCGCCGGAGCCTGCTCGGCGAGGTGTTCGACCGCCGGGGCGGTATCGACGTATCCGGTCTGGCCCGCGTCCGAATTCCGCAGAACCGGAAGGACTGCCGGCCATGACTTTCACGGGCCGCATCCGCTTGTACCTGATCCTCGTGGCCGTGGTGCCGACGGTCCTGGTGGTGTCGGTCATCTACCTGCTCGGGATGCGCCAGGCTGCGGCGGCCGAGCGGCGGTCGGCGCAGCACAGCCTTGACCGGTTCGCGCAGTACCAGCGGGCGGTGGCCGATGAATTGCGGCAGGCGGTGATCGCCGCCGCCGCCACGCCCTCGGCCGCGCGCGCCCTGCTTCTGCTCAAAGCCGGCCGGGCATCGGATGTCCGTTTCGACGCCGTACCGGCGGGGCTGGACTTCTTCGAAATTGCCGATTCCTCCCTGCTCGTGCAGGCCAGCGCCCGCCGCCCGGGGCTCATCGGGGAGAGGCTCCCGTCCCTGGACAGCCTGGCGGCGGACTCGGCGCCGCTGGCGTCCGTGGAGTATGACCTGAACGGCCCCCACGCCGCGCTGGCGTGGAGACTTCCGGCCGAAAGCGCCTATGTCGTCTATGCCGGCCGCTATCTCGACAGCCAGTACACCGGGACGGTGGCGCGCCTGATCGGAGCCGACGTGCGCATTGTGCTGGCCGGCGACACCGGCGGCGGGTTGTCGGGCATGGACCCCGGCCGTCTCTACGCCGAACGGGATTCGCTGGTCGCGGTGCTCGCCGGCGGCGATGCAGCCGGCTGGTTCCTCGCCGCTTCCTTCCGGTCCGGCCCCGAGCAGCGCGTTTTTGGCAACCTCCTGGTTGTGAGCGGGCTGGTCGCGCTCGGATCGGTGCTGGCGGCCGTGGCGCTCGGCCTGTATATCAGCGGGCGCGCCCAGCGGGAATTCGACAACCTCCTCACGGCGACCGCCCGCGTCTCGGGCGGTGACCTCAGCACGCCCGTCATGGCCTACGAGGAAGGGGAGTTCGCCCAACTGGCGGATTCTTTCACGGCCATGACCTTCCGCCTCCGAGACGCCCAGCGGCGGCTGGCCACGACTGAGAAGATCGCGGCCTGGCAGGCCGTCGGCCGCAAGATCGCCCATGAGGTCAAGAACCCCCTCACCCCGATCGTGATCAGCACCGACGATCTCCGCCGTTCGTTCCAGGAACAGCTCCCGGATTTCCCCAGGATCCTCGAAGAGACGACGGCGACGATCAAGTCCGAGGTGGAGCGCCTCACCCGCCTGCTCGATGAATTCGTGGGCTTCGCACGGATGGGACCGCCGGTCATCCGGGATGTGGCCCCGGCGAGACTCCTGGAACCGCTGGCCGCGCTCTACCGCGGCGAGACGGGCACTGGCCGTCTGACGTTGTCGAACAGGAGCGCGCGGCGGAGCGTCCGCCTCGACCCGGAGATGATGCACCAGGTGCTGGTCAACCTGGTGAAGAACGGTCTTGAAGCCTCGCCCGAGAGCCGGGTGGCGGTTGCGCTGGGGGACGAGCCCGGGGCGCTCGTGATTACGGTAGCCGATACCGGCCCCGGTTTCGCCCGCGACCTGCTCGAGCGCGGTCTGGAACCGCGGGTTTCAACGAAGAAGGGCGGCAGCGGGCTCGGGCTGGTCATTTGCCAGCGAATTGTCCACGACCACGGCGGCGCGATCGATCTGCAGAACCGCGCCGACGGCGGCGCACTGGTCACCCTCAGACTGCCGGTGGAACATGGCTAAGATCCTGATTGTCGACGACGAGGAGAGCATCCGCAGTTCGCTGAAGGCGGCGCTCGAGCGCCGCGGCCACGAGGTTGTCACGGCCGAATCGTACGCGCGCGGCGAGACTTTCATGTCCGGACGTTTCGATCTCATTTTTCTCGACGTGCTGCTCGGCGACGGCAACGGCATCGACCTGCTGAAGGCGGCGCTCGAGAAGAATCCCCGGCACATCATCGTGATGTTCTCCGGCCACGCCGACATCGACATGGCGGTCCGGGCCACGCGCGCCGGGGCCTACGATTTCATCGAGAAACCCCTGTCTCTGGACCGCGTGCTCGTCACGGTCGACAATGCGGTGCGGACCCGGCGGCTACAGGCCGAGGCCGACCGCCTCGCCCTGCGCGCCTACGGGGAGTTCGTCGGCGAGTCGCCGGAGATACTCAAACTGAAGTCCGACATTTTGCGGGCGGCCCCGAAAGCGGCGCGCTTTCTCATCCTCGGCGAGAACGGCACCGGCAAGGAGCTTGTCGCCAACATGATTCATCGCGCCAGCGGCCGGAGCAACGGACCGTTTGTCGCCGTCAACTGCGCCGCTCTGCCATCGGAATTGGTCGAGTCCGAGCTTTTCGGGCATGTGCGGGGCGCTTTCACCGGCGCCCGCGCCGACCGCCGGGGAAGATTCGTCGAGGCCGACCAGGGGTCGATTTTCCTCGACGAGATCAGCGAAATGCCGGCCGGCGCCCAGGCGAAAATTCTCCGCGTCATCGAGACGCGCGAAGTGACCCCGGTCGGGGCAAGCAGAACGTACTCGGTCGACTGCACGATCATCGCCGCCTCCAACCGCGACCTGGAGACGATGGCGGCCGACGGCTCGCTGCGGCAGGATTTGCTCTATCGCCTGAACGTCGTGACTTTCCACCTCCCCCCCCTGCGGGAGCGGACCCAGGACATCCCTTTGCTCGCCGATCACTTCCTGGCCCGCTTTGCCGGCGAAACCGGCTCGGTCCCGAAACGTCTCGAGCGCGACAGCCTGAAGCTGCTGTGCGCTTACTCCTTCCCAGGCAACATCAGAGAACTCAAGAACCTGATGGAGCGGGTCAACATCTACTGTGAGCGGAGTGTCGTGACTGTGGCCGACCTGAAGCCGCTCCTGCCGGCGGCCGCGCGCGGCGGTCGCCGGTCGCTGAAAGAGGCGATGGCGGAGTTCGAGCGCGAGTATCTCGAGGCCGCAATCGCGCGCCACGGCGGCAACATGACCGAGGCCGCCCGCGAGCTCGGCATCGAACGCTCCCTGCTGTACAAGAAGCTGCGCCGCCTGGAGGAGGGCTAACCGCCTCCGCCCTCGGGCGCGGCGCGCCGCCTGGCCGCCCCGCCCGCAAAAAAAAGCGCGGCCCTGCCGGACCGCGCCCTTCACTTTGTCCCTGCCGACCCGACCTACTTCATCAAGATCATCTTTCGGGTCACGACCGTCTCCCCCGCCGACAA harbors:
- a CDS encoding ATP-binding protein, with the translated sequence MTFTGRIRLYLILVAVVPTVLVVSVIYLLGMRQAAAAERRSAQHSLDRFAQYQRAVADELRQAVIAAAATPSAARALLLLKAGRASDVRFDAVPAGLDFFEIADSSLLVQASARRPGLIGERLPSLDSLAADSAPLASVEYDLNGPHAALAWRLPAESAYVVYAGRYLDSQYTGTVARLIGADVRIVLAGDTGGGLSGMDPGRLYAERDSLVAVLAGGDAAGWFLAASFRSGPEQRVFGNLLVVSGLVALGSVLAAVALGLYISGRAQREFDNLLTATARVSGGDLSTPVMAYEEGEFAQLADSFTAMTFRLRDAQRRLATTEKIAAWQAVGRKIAHEVKNPLTPIVISTDDLRRSFQEQLPDFPRILEETTATIKSEVERLTRLLDEFVGFARMGPPVIRDVAPARLLEPLAALYRGETGTGRLTLSNRSARRSVRLDPEMMHQVLVNLVKNGLEASPESRVAVALGDEPGALVITVADTGPGFARDLLERGLEPRVSTKKGGSGLGLVICQRIVHDHGGAIDLQNRADGGALVTLRLPVEHG
- a CDS encoding sigma-54-dependent Fis family transcriptional regulator, which produces MAKILIVDDEESIRSSLKAALERRGHEVVTAESYARGETFMSGRFDLIFLDVLLGDGNGIDLLKAALEKNPRHIIVMFSGHADIDMAVRATRAGAYDFIEKPLSLDRVLVTVDNAVRTRRLQAEADRLALRAYGEFVGESPEILKLKSDILRAAPKAARFLILGENGTGKELVANMIHRASGRSNGPFVAVNCAALPSELVESELFGHVRGAFTGARADRRGRFVEADQGSIFLDEISEMPAGAQAKILRVIETREVTPVGASRTYSVDCTIIAASNRDLETMAADGSLRQDLLYRLNVVTFHLPPLRERTQDIPLLADHFLARFAGETGSVPKRLERDSLKLLCAYSFPGNIRELKNLMERVNIYCERSVVTVADLKPLLPAAARGGRRSLKEAMAEFEREYLEAAIARHGGNMTEAARELGIERSLLYKKLRRLEEG